The following are encoded in a window of Flavobacterium cupriresistens genomic DNA:
- a CDS encoding DUF3817 domain-containing protein: MINFFKTNIGRLRILGLLEGVSLLILVFIAVPLKYFFDNPAGTKAIGPIHGALFLLFIFNTLSVGVEQNWKFKTTTWKVLLACIVPFGTFYIDHKILSKIKMDQN; the protein is encoded by the coding sequence AACATTGGCCGATTAAGAATTCTGGGACTTCTTGAAGGCGTATCTTTATTGATTTTAGTTTTTATAGCAGTTCCGCTAAAGTACTTTTTTGATAATCCTGCGGGGACAAAAGCGATAGGGCCTATTCATGGGGCGTTATTTCTGCTTTTTATATTCAATACCTTAAGTGTTGGTGTTGAGCAGAATTGGAAGTTTAAAACCACAACATGGAAAGTTCTTTTGGCTTGTATAGTTCCGTTTGGGACATTCTATATTGATCATAAAATTTTAAGCAAAATCAAAATGGATCAAAATTAG
- a CDS encoding YegP family protein — translation MGKFVITTRANGEFQFNLKAGNGQTILTSEGYTTKAACTNGIESVKTNSQDDARYDRKESSNGKPYFNLKSGNGQIIGASEMYESTDARENGIASVKTNAQDAATDDQTA, via the coding sequence ATGGGAAAATTTGTAATTACTACAAGAGCGAACGGTGAATTTCAATTTAATTTAAAAGCCGGAAACGGTCAGACTATTTTAACCAGCGAAGGTTATACTACAAAGGCTGCCTGTACAAACGGAATCGAATCTGTAAAAACGAACTCTCAGGATGATGCCAGATATGACAGAAAAGAATCCAGCAACGGAAAACCTTATTTCAATCTAAAATCAGGTAATGGCCAAATTATCGGGGCAAGTGAGATGTATGAAAGTACTGACGCCAGAGAAAATGGAATTGCTTCAGTAAAAACAAATGCTCAGGATGCTGCAACAGACGATCAAACGGCATAA